The following proteins come from a genomic window of Candidatus Protochlamydia phocaeensis:
- a CDS encoding SulP family inorganic anion transporter, with the protein MSHTAHQDDISLTCFKKDFEKYSWEAFRLDMLSGLSVSMLTVPQAMAYALVAGLPVSCGIFASIFSAIIVAIFGSSRHLIVGPSNAIAILIQGGISSILFTYYRDVTGPEREELVLQILTQLMLLVGAIQILAAFFKLGRLTHFVSHTVIVGYISGVALALIINQTFPLLGMQVPSTVSSLYERSAYILMHLNLADWPTALIGVTCLSILILLRRIDRKMPSGAIMLAIVAVIAYFTGYFFNYFVAHDYQFLDWEKIEALSQNIAVVGDTKGDGLLPHWSWPYFNTGIMNNLLPVAFAVALLSVMESTSASKAIAASSGQRLSTNQEIFGVGMGNFFSSFIAAMPVSGSPSRSSLSYENGAKTRLAAIFHSLFVAVILFAFGFLIRHIPVTAFAALLIVSASNIVNFKQLFLCLKATRSDAFVLVLTILSCIFFSLDIAFYIGVVISISLYLKKAAIPQLVEFTVDESGSLHSIDHLHQHEPRKIRFIKVEGELFFGAADLFQSALKSITEDDTTTRVIILQLKNARDIDATACLALQQLYNYLKSSGRHLIGCGLTHQIWDVLSDSGMIDIMGKNNLFIFDERHPQLSVQKAFMRAHELLRLEGAKAAEMAAAASPTLALTPALPVVQDAHSSPKENLTPALAEGK; encoded by the coding sequence ATGTCACATACGGCTCATCAAGACGACATTTCGTTAACTTGTTTTAAAAAAGACTTTGAGAAGTATTCTTGGGAAGCTTTTCGCTTGGACATGCTCTCCGGCCTTTCCGTATCTATGTTAACTGTTCCTCAGGCAATGGCTTATGCGCTGGTTGCCGGCCTGCCTGTTTCTTGCGGAATTTTTGCCTCTATATTCTCTGCCATCATTGTCGCTATTTTTGGCTCTTCCCGCCATTTAATTGTAGGGCCGAGTAATGCCATTGCCATTCTCATTCAAGGAGGGATTTCATCAATCTTATTTACTTATTATCGCGATGTAACCGGTCCAGAAAGGGAAGAGCTTGTTTTGCAAATTTTGACCCAATTGATGCTGCTGGTGGGAGCTATTCAAATCTTAGCGGCTTTTTTTAAATTAGGGCGTCTGACTCATTTTGTGAGCCATACGGTGATTGTGGGCTATATTTCTGGGGTGGCCCTGGCTTTGATCATCAACCAAACATTTCCTCTTTTGGGAATGCAAGTGCCTTCGACTGTTTCTTCTTTGTATGAAAGAAGCGCGTATATTTTGATGCACTTAAATTTGGCGGATTGGCCGACGGCCTTGATTGGCGTCACATGCCTTTCAATACTGATTTTATTAAGGCGGATTGATCGCAAGATGCCTAGCGGAGCGATTATGCTGGCAATTGTCGCCGTCATTGCCTATTTTACCGGTTATTTTTTCAACTATTTTGTGGCGCATGATTATCAATTTCTTGATTGGGAAAAGATTGAAGCGCTTTCTCAGAACATTGCTGTTGTAGGGGATACCAAAGGAGATGGATTGCTTCCTCATTGGAGCTGGCCTTATTTTAATACGGGGATTATGAATAATTTGCTTCCCGTGGCTTTTGCCGTCGCCTTGCTTAGTGTCATGGAGTCCACATCCGCATCTAAAGCCATTGCAGCCAGCTCAGGACAGCGCTTATCGACTAATCAGGAAATTTTCGGCGTTGGAATGGGAAATTTCTTTTCTTCTTTTATTGCCGCTATGCCCGTCTCCGGAAGCCCATCGCGTAGTTCGCTTAGCTATGAAAATGGGGCCAAAACGCGTTTAGCTGCCATCTTTCATTCTCTCTTTGTAGCTGTCATTTTATTTGCTTTCGGATTTTTGATCCGGCATATCCCTGTCACTGCCTTTGCCGCCCTTCTAATTGTTTCAGCTAGCAATATTGTTAATTTTAAACAGCTTTTCTTATGCCTAAAAGCCACGCGATCCGATGCTTTTGTCCTGGTTTTAACGATTTTATCTTGCATCTTTTTTAGCTTGGATATTGCGTTCTATATTGGTGTGGTCATCTCGATTTCCCTTTATTTGAAGAAAGCCGCCATCCCTCAGCTGGTTGAATTCACAGTAGATGAATCAGGCAGTTTGCATAGCATTGACCATCTGCATCAGCATGAGCCAAGGAAAATTCGCTTTATCAAAGTTGAGGGAGAACTCTTTTTTGGCGCTGCCGATCTCTTTCAATCGGCTCTTAAGTCAATTACGGAAGATGATACGACAACGCGCGTGATCATTTTGCAGCTTAAGAATGCGAGAGATATCGATGCCACGGCTTGTTTAGCGCTTCAGCAGCTCTATAATTATTTAAAGAGCTCGGGACGCCATTTAATCGGTTGCGGCCTGACCCATCAAATATGGGATGTTCTGAGCGATTCAGGCATGATTGATATTATGGGAAAAAATAATTTATTTATTTTTGATGAACGCCATCCACAATTATCCGTGCAAAAGGCTTTTATGAGGGCGCATGAATTATTGCGCTTAGAAGGTGCCAAGGCAGCTGAAATGGCTGCGGCTGCTTCTCCTACTCTTGCATTAACTCCTGCTCTACCTGTCGTTCAAGACGCCCATTCTTCGCCAAAGGAGAATTTGACGCCTGCCTTAGCGGAGGGTAAATGA
- the der gene encoding ribosome biogenesis GTPase Der, with protein sequence MTHLPKLAIVGRPNVGKSALFNRICKQKIAIVDEAEGVTRDRLYAESELFGFHFQVIDTGGINSRSKVLFNEEIKRQAEIAIEEADTIIQVVDAQIGITELDKEVSKILLKTNKPVCLAVNKIDNMQQLPLMHQFHSLGISRLIPVSASQGWQIAELLEAAFENVPHETEPEPDSSSIKVAIVGRPNVGKSSLVNYLLDEERCIVSPIPGTTRDSIDISFTQDGHLYTFIDTAGIRRKKAEHEVVDKFAAIRTERAIERADLCILILDVQEGMTAQDKKIANTIEEAGKGCIILLNKWDLVKGFRMEHCLKSIEEEVPFLKHCPKIFTSAKTGRNVDKIFPLIQEVYHNSLKRITTHQLNKFIGSALQKNHPPMITGKRLRIYYMAQVDVQPPKFILFVNYPALMTETYKKYLYNQFRETYAFTGVPILMYLKGKEKREKPAARSTDPADFGQEREPEEEEGFAYTAEEHSEDYSEDSESEDYFFENEEDLSDKE encoded by the coding sequence ATGACGCATTTACCTAAATTAGCTATTGTCGGCAGACCCAACGTAGGCAAATCAGCTCTTTTTAACCGCATTTGTAAACAAAAAATTGCCATTGTAGATGAAGCGGAAGGAGTTACCCGCGATCGCCTTTATGCAGAGAGCGAATTATTTGGCTTTCACTTCCAAGTGATCGATACGGGAGGAATTAATTCTCGTTCCAAAGTTTTATTCAATGAGGAAATCAAACGGCAGGCAGAGATTGCCATTGAAGAAGCGGATACAATTATTCAAGTTGTCGATGCGCAGATAGGCATAACTGAACTAGATAAAGAAGTATCCAAAATTTTATTAAAAACGAATAAGCCTGTCTGCTTAGCAGTCAATAAAATTGATAACATGCAGCAGCTTCCTCTTATGCATCAATTCCACTCCTTAGGCATTAGCCGCTTGATCCCTGTTTCCGCTTCACAAGGATGGCAGATAGCGGAATTGCTCGAAGCAGCATTTGAGAATGTTCCTCATGAAACCGAGCCAGAACCTGATTCTTCTTCCATTAAGGTAGCCATTGTCGGCCGTCCGAATGTCGGCAAATCGTCATTAGTCAATTATTTGCTTGATGAAGAGCGCTGCATTGTCAGTCCCATTCCTGGTACAACTCGAGACAGCATCGATATTTCTTTTACTCAGGATGGCCATCTATATACTTTTATTGACACAGCAGGCATTCGGCGCAAAAAGGCCGAGCATGAGGTGGTGGATAAATTTGCAGCCATCCGAACAGAGCGGGCTATTGAAAGGGCGGATCTCTGCATCCTGATTTTAGATGTACAAGAGGGCATGACGGCGCAAGACAAAAAAATTGCCAATACGATTGAAGAAGCGGGTAAAGGCTGCATTATTTTGCTCAACAAATGGGATCTGGTTAAAGGTTTCCGCATGGAGCATTGTTTAAAAAGCATTGAGGAAGAAGTTCCTTTTCTCAAGCATTGCCCCAAAATTTTCACTTCGGCGAAAACCGGACGCAATGTCGATAAAATTTTCCCCCTTATCCAAGAAGTCTACCATAACTCTCTTAAGCGCATTACGACACACCAGCTTAATAAATTTATTGGATCCGCGCTTCAAAAAAATCATCCTCCTATGATCACAGGCAAACGCCTTCGCATTTATTATATGGCGCAAGTAGATGTCCAACCGCCCAAATTTATCTTGTTTGTCAATTATCCCGCTTTGATGACGGAAACGTATAAAAAGTACTTGTATAATCAATTTAGGGAAACGTATGCCTTTACGGGCGTTCCCATTTTGATGTATTTGAAAGGCAAAGAAAAGCGCGAAAAGCCTGCTGCCCGTTCAACAGATCCTGCCGATTTCGGACAGGAGCGAGAGCCAGAAGAAGAAGAAGGCTTTGCCTATACAGCTGAAGAGCACAGCGAGGATTATTCCGAAGATTCGGAAAGCGAAGATTATTTCTTTGAAAATGAAGAAGATTTAAGCGATAAGGAATAA